From the genome of Candidatus Paceibacterota bacterium, one region includes:
- a CDS encoding Cof-type HAD-IIB family hydrolase, which translates to MSAGAAIRLIALDLDQTVFGNDLVVRPRLQGVLARVRSLGTAITIATGRDVKLTSRFAREMNVTAPIICVQGGCIYDHAREQVLRDVRLKPELLPRIVEAADRYGWSIHFEAFDRNYLPAKSSHPPRFFELLRYSNWVRVGNLLRDMPEPPHKFIVTLPRPEDRARIVAEMQEALGHDATIVPSHPHLVEGLPAGVNKGHSLAWLAGHLAVAQDEVLAIGDSDADVPMIKWAGVGVAMGNGSAAAKGAADWVAPTLEEDGAAAAIERFCLGSPSAS; encoded by the coding sequence ATGAGCGCCGGCGCCGCAATCCGACTAATCGCTCTCGATCTGGACCAAACCGTATTCGGGAACGACCTGGTCGTCCGTCCCCGCCTTCAGGGCGTGCTGGCGCGGGTCAGGAGTCTTGGCACAGCCATTACCATCGCCACCGGCCGAGACGTGAAGCTGACCTCACGATTCGCGCGCGAGATGAATGTTACGGCGCCGATTATCTGCGTGCAGGGCGGGTGCATCTACGATCATGCGCGAGAGCAGGTGCTGCGGGATGTCCGTCTGAAGCCGGAACTGCTGCCCCGCATCGTCGAAGCGGCTGATCGCTATGGTTGGAGCATCCACTTCGAGGCGTTTGATCGAAACTACTTGCCGGCCAAGTCCAGTCACCCGCCGCGCTTCTTCGAGCTGCTGCGCTACTCCAATTGGGTCAGAGTCGGGAACCTGCTCCGCGACATGCCGGAGCCGCCGCACAAGTTCATTGTCACACTTCCCCGCCCGGAGGACCGCGCGCGCATCGTTGCCGAGATGCAGGAAGCGCTCGGCCACGATGCAACGATCGTCCCGTCGCACCCCCATCTCGTAGAGGGCCTTCCCGCAGGCGTGAACAAAGGGCATAGTCTCGCCTGGCTGGCCGGCCATCTCGCGGTTGCCCAAGACGAGGTCCTGGCAATTGGCGATAGCGATGCGGATGTGCCCATGATCAAATGGGCTGGCGTTGGAGTCGCGATGGGCAACGGCTCCGCAGCGGCAAAAGGCGCGGCGGATTGGGTGGCGCCAACGCTTGAAGAGGATGGCGCGGCCGCAGCCATCGAAAGATTCTGCCTCGGAAGCCCCTCTGCCAGCTGA
- the uvrB gene encoding excinuclease ABC subunit UvrB, whose protein sequence is MFELVAPYDPAGDQPQAIAKLTEGLQAGAKHQVLLGVTGSGKTFTIANVIRNVNRPTLVISHNKTLAAQLYAEFKGFFPRNAVEYFVSYFDYYQPEAYIPRTDTFIEKDSSINDEIERLRLSTMSSLFARRDVVVVASVSCIYGIGSKEDYEAMVIPIRAGLELSRDQFLHRLVDLQYTRNDIEFTRGQFRVRGDTVELCPAGREDALRVEFFGDQIERITRFEPLTGHKLELLEAVTIYPGKQFVTPSEKLRPAVLAIREELGERIAWFEKHGKLIEAQRIKMRTEYDLEMMEEMGFCSGIENYSRHIAGRPAGSRPCTLFDFFPKDYLLVIDESHATVPQIGGMYAGDRSRKTVLVEYGFRLPSALDNRPLSFEEFQAHQNQVIYASATPSARELEWARQCAVARPGTGRSDGVAELVVRPTGLVDPRITVKPLTGQIDDLINECRSRAEAKERVLVTTLTKRTAEELTDYLRDIGINVQYLHSEIDAIERVEILRALRKGEFDVLVGINLLREGLDLPEVSLVAILDADKEGFLRSETSLIQTAGRAARHLNGEVILYADARTESIQRFLAISDYRRKKQLAYNAEHHITPRSVNRAVEESLSSYHETARQAQSVLAESGVDIDLNDTIRELEEEMLAAANNLEFEKAALLRDQIRELKRAVTGSQPAAQAKGGAVRRVNYRKGRKSPSSGRRQVPF, encoded by the coding sequence ATGTTTGAACTCGTCGCCCCCTACGACCCCGCCGGAGATCAGCCGCAAGCGATTGCGAAGCTGACGGAAGGGCTGCAGGCGGGTGCCAAGCACCAAGTGCTGCTGGGGGTGACGGGGTCGGGGAAGACGTTCACGATCGCCAACGTCATCCGCAACGTGAACCGTCCGACGCTGGTGATCTCGCATAACAAGACGCTCGCCGCGCAGCTCTACGCCGAGTTCAAAGGATTCTTCCCGCGCAACGCGGTCGAGTACTTCGTCAGCTACTTCGACTATTACCAGCCCGAGGCCTACATCCCGCGCACGGACACCTTCATCGAGAAGGATTCGAGCATCAACGACGAGATTGAGCGCCTGCGGCTCTCGACCATGAGCAGCCTCTTTGCCCGCCGGGACGTCGTCGTGGTGGCTAGCGTCTCCTGCATCTACGGCATCGGCAGCAAGGAGGATTACGAGGCGATGGTCATCCCCATCCGTGCCGGGCTGGAGTTGAGCCGAGACCAGTTCCTCCACCGGCTGGTGGACCTGCAATACACGCGCAATGACATCGAGTTCACGCGCGGCCAGTTCCGCGTGCGCGGCGACACCGTGGAGCTGTGCCCCGCCGGTCGTGAAGATGCGCTGCGGGTGGAGTTCTTCGGCGACCAGATCGAGCGGATCACCCGGTTTGAGCCATTGACGGGTCACAAGCTGGAATTGCTGGAGGCGGTGACGATTTACCCCGGCAAGCAGTTCGTCACCCCCTCCGAAAAGCTGCGCCCGGCGGTGCTGGCCATCCGGGAGGAATTGGGCGAGCGCATCGCCTGGTTCGAGAAGCACGGCAAGCTGATTGAGGCGCAGCGCATCAAAATGCGCACGGAGTACGACCTCGAGATGATGGAGGAGATGGGGTTCTGTTCCGGCATCGAGAATTACTCGCGTCACATCGCCGGACGCCCGGCCGGCTCCCGGCCGTGCACGCTCTTTGACTTCTTCCCGAAGGATTATCTGCTGGTCATTGACGAGTCGCACGCCACGGTCCCGCAGATTGGCGGCATGTACGCAGGCGACCGCTCGCGCAAAACGGTGCTGGTCGAATACGGCTTCCGCCTGCCCAGCGCGCTGGACAATCGGCCCCTCAGCTTCGAGGAGTTCCAGGCGCATCAGAACCAGGTCATCTACGCCAGCGCCACCCCCAGCGCCCGAGAATTGGAATGGGCGCGGCAATGCGCGGTTGCCCGCCCCGGAACTGGCCGGTCGGATGGCGTCGCCGAATTGGTTGTCCGCCCTACCGGCCTGGTGGACCCCAGGATCACGGTCAAACCACTGACGGGCCAAATTGACGATCTCATCAATGAGTGCCGGAGCCGGGCCGAGGCCAAAGAACGCGTGCTGGTGACCACGCTCACCAAGCGCACTGCCGAGGAGTTGACCGATTACCTGCGCGACATCGGGATCAACGTGCAGTACCTGCACAGCGAGATTGACGCCATTGAGCGGGTGGAGATTTTGCGCGCGCTGCGCAAGGGCGAGTTCGACGTGCTGGTGGGCATCAATCTGTTGCGCGAGGGACTCGATCTGCCGGAGGTGTCGCTGGTGGCCATTCTCGACGCCGACAAGGAAGGCTTCCTGCGCAGTGAGACGAGCCTGATCCAGACGGCGGGCCGCGCGGCGCGCCACCTGAACGGCGAGGTAATCCTCTACGCCGACGCGCGGACGGAGAGCATCCAGAGGTTCCTGGCGATCTCGGACTACCGGCGGAAGAAGCAACTGGCCTACAACGCCGAGCACCACATCACCCCGCGGAGCGTGAACCGCGCCGTTGAGGAAAGCCTCTCGTCCTATCACGAAACTGCCAGGCAAGCACAGTCCGTCCTGGCTGAATCGGGCGTGGACATAGACCTCAACGACACGATCAGGGAGCTTGAGGAGGAGATGCTGGCGGCGGCGAATAACCTGGAGTTCGAAAAGGCGGCGCTCCTCCGCGACCAGATTCGCGAGCTGAAGCGCGCTGTAACCGGCAGTCAACCG